The following are encoded together in the Flavobacteriales bacterium genome:
- a CDS encoding insulinase family protein codes for MKRYLLSVAAVALMGYQAHAQKVEFTEFDLDNGLHVILHKDNSAPVVITSVMYHVGAKDENPKRTGFAHFFEHLLFEGTKNIGRGEWFKIVSQNGGQNNANTSDDRTYYYEVFPSNALETGLWMESERMLHPVIDKVGVETQNEVVKEEKRLRVDNQPYGGFMREVKKRLFKKHPYRWTTIGEMEHLDAATLDEFLAFNKKFYVPNNAVLVVAGDIDEAKTKELVKKYFKDIPKGADIERTNIKEDPITEQINGEYQDPNIQLPAIVSAWRTPSMKTRDAYVLDMISTYLSDGKSSILYKKLVDEKKTALQVGAFPVSMEHYGMYMLFAIPMGDNPASEVLADAQAEIKKVQTDLISKEDFQKLLNKMEMDFVSSNSDVTGVANSLARDYMLYGDVNLINKRLEIYRSITREEIRKVAKKYLNENQRLVLNYVPKK; via the coding sequence ATGAAAAGATATTTATTGTCTGTAGCAGCGGTAGCTCTGATGGGTTATCAAGCTCATGCGCAAAAGGTTGAATTCACAGAATTTGATCTTGACAATGGTCTGCATGTAATTTTACACAAAGACAATTCGGCACCAGTTGTCATTACTTCGGTAATGTACCATGTAGGAGCAAAAGACGAAAATCCAAAAAGAACAGGATTTGCTCACTTTTTTGAGCATCTTTTGTTTGAAGGAACAAAAAACATTGGACGTGGAGAGTGGTTTAAAATAGTCTCTCAAAACGGAGGTCAAAACAACGCCAACACTTCTGATGATAGAACTTATTACTATGAAGTTTTCCCATCAAACGCCTTGGAAACAGGACTATGGATGGAATCTGAACGTATGCTTCACCCAGTGATTGATAAAGTGGGAGTAGAAACACAAAACGAGGTTGTTAAGGAGGAAAAAAGACTTCGTGTGGATAATCAGCCTTATGGTGGATTTATGAGAGAAGTAAAGAAAAGACTTTTCAAAAAACACCCATACCGTTGGACAACCATTGGAGAAATGGAACACTTGGATGCAGCAACTCTGGATGAATTCTTGGCATTTAACAAAAAATTCTATGTTCCTAATAATGCCGTATTGGTAGTTGCAGGAGATATCGATGAAGCTAAAACAAAAGAATTAGTTAAAAAATACTTTAAAGACATCCCAAAAGGAGCAGATATTGAAAGAACTAACATCAAAGAAGATCCTATTACAGAGCAAATTAATGGAGAATATCAAGATCCAAACATTCAGCTTCCTGCAATTGTTTCGGCTTGGAGAACTCCATCAATGAAAACAAGAGATGCTTATGTTTTAGACATGATTTCTACTTATTTAAGTGATGGAAAATCTTCTATTTTGTACAAAAAATTAGTGGATGAGAAAAAAACTGCTTTACAAGTAGGTGCATTCCCAGTAAGCATGGAGCACTATGGTATGTATATGTTATTTGCGATTCCGATGGGTGATAATCCTGCAAGTGAAGTATTGGCAGATGCGCAAGCTGAAATCAAAAAAGTACAAACCGATTTAATCTCTAAAGAAGATTTCCAAAAGTTGTTAAACAAAATGGAAATGGACTTCGTAAGCAGCAACTCTGATGTAACAGGAGTAGCAAACTCATTGGCGAGAGATTATATGCTTTATGGAGATGTAAATTTGATTAATAAAAGACTGGAAATTTACCGTTCTATTACTAGAGAAGAAATTCGTAAAGTAGCAAAAAAATACTTGAACGAAAATCAAAGACTTGTATTAAACTATGTACCAAAAAAGTAA
- the bshC gene encoding bacillithiol biosynthesis cysteine-adding enzyme BshC — MKTHCVSYNHFPILSPIIKDLVEENDQLKPFIRDFASVESLLHYAENRTFSNEQRVRLYEVLKNQNQHINLLPIQQNHIEQLRNSQTFTICTGHQLCFFTGPAYFIYKIASVINLCQQLKSKAPDKNFVPIFWMASEDHDFEEANHFFLKEQKLVWESEETGKIGSFSTENALKLHQILKNLLGKNLNEQELLKWFQEAYSHSNLSEATRFLVQKIFGSFGILCLDSDDLELKKAIAPFFKKELEEKVSFDAFNKMDLRFPKKYKRQINARVCNLFYLGKSSRERIIPEKNGFSAGEQFWTTEDFINHIQEHPEKLSPNVLLRPVFQEFVLPNLAYIGGGGEINYWLQLKEVFQAFEIPFPILILRKSVLMISDHLWGKMGKNSIEWKDILLTEEAFINHQAKESYTENAEIHSYQEQQKKALDKLRNTFSQWSPQIESIEKKIDKEIARLKNRAFKDFKQQKEVDTRLFNKLNKEIFPNNKLQERQLNFSNFYRIHGQSWVDELVYNCDVLHPNILFIEH, encoded by the coding sequence TTGAAAACCCATTGTGTATCTTATAATCATTTTCCCATCCTATCTCCTATTATCAAAGATTTAGTTGAAGAAAATGATCAACTCAAGCCATTTATTAGAGATTTTGCATCTGTAGAATCTCTTTTGCATTATGCAGAGAATAGAACGTTCTCTAATGAACAGAGAGTACGTTTGTATGAAGTTCTGAAAAATCAGAATCAGCATATTAATCTATTACCTATTCAACAAAATCATATTGAGCAATTAAGAAATAGTCAAACCTTTACGATTTGCACAGGGCATCAACTTTGCTTTTTTACAGGCCCTGCCTATTTTATCTATAAAATAGCCTCGGTGATTAATCTTTGTCAGCAACTTAAATCAAAAGCTCCTGATAAAAATTTTGTTCCCATTTTTTGGATGGCGTCCGAAGATCATGATTTTGAAGAAGCCAATCATTTCTTTTTAAAAGAACAAAAACTCGTATGGGAAAGTGAAGAAACAGGTAAAATTGGTAGTTTTTCTACTGAAAATGCCTTAAAACTACATCAAATACTAAAAAACCTACTCGGCAAAAACCTCAATGAGCAAGAGCTTTTGAAATGGTTTCAGGAAGCTTATTCGCATTCAAATTTGAGCGAAGCAACAAGATTTTTGGTTCAGAAAATTTTTGGTTCTTTTGGAATCCTTTGCCTAGATAGCGATGACCTAGAACTCAAAAAAGCAATTGCTCCTTTCTTTAAAAAAGAACTAGAAGAAAAAGTCAGCTTTGATGCTTTTAATAAAATGGATTTACGCTTTCCAAAAAAATATAAAAGACAAATAAATGCTCGAGTGTGCAATTTGTTTTATTTGGGAAAATCTTCCAGAGAACGGATCATTCCAGAAAAAAATGGTTTTAGTGCAGGAGAACAATTTTGGACAACCGAAGATTTTATAAATCATATTCAAGAACATCCAGAAAAACTCAGTCCCAATGTACTGCTTCGTCCAGTTTTTCAAGAATTTGTTTTACCCAATCTGGCTTATATTGGAGGTGGTGGAGAAATCAATTATTGGCTTCAGTTAAAAGAAGTCTTTCAAGCTTTTGAGATTCCTTTTCCGATACTCATTTTAAGAAAATCTGTTTTGATGATTTCTGATCATCTTTGGGGAAAAATGGGAAAAAACTCCATAGAATGGAAAGATATTTTACTTACAGAAGAAGCTTTTATTAATCATCAAGCCAAAGAATCTTATACGGAGAATGCTGAAATTCATTCTTACCAAGAGCAACAAAAAAAAGCTCTTGACAAGCTTAGAAATACCTTCTCGCAATGGTCTCCTCAAATAGAATCGATAGAGAAAAAGATAGATAAAGAAATAGCGCGTCTTAAAAACAGAGCTTTTAAAGATTTTAAACAACAAAAGGAAGTAGATACTAGACTTTTTAATAAGCTTAACAAAGAAATTTTCCCAAACAATAAACTCCAAGAAAGGCAGCTGAATTTTTCCAATTTTTATAGAATTCATGGTCAATCTTGGGTAGATGAATTGGTCTATAATTGTGATGTTCTTCATCCAAATATTCTTTTTATTGAGCATTAA
- a CDS encoding response regulator transcription factor, whose protein sequence is MEEKIKVLIVEDDPFIGLITKECFESKDFEVELYENGAEGYKAYKKFQPDICIFDVMMPIKDGFTLAQEIRKEDKDTPIIFLTAKSMKEDVIQGFKVGADDYEKKPFSVEELIARVEVILKRINMNTTKQEEISTYQIGKYQYDRDYKLLKIENNEQKLTDKEADILTYLCKNLNQIVDRSKLLIEVWENDSFFNSRSLDVYITKIRKYLKEDPDVELLTIRGKGFKLWIHSKKAFQS, encoded by the coding sequence ATGGAAGAGAAAATTAAAGTTTTAATTGTAGAAGATGATCCGTTTATCGGGTTGATTACCAAAGAGTGCTTTGAATCTAAAGATTTTGAAGTAGAGCTGTATGAAAACGGAGCTGAAGGTTATAAAGCCTATAAAAAATTTCAGCCAGATATTTGTATTTTTGATGTAATGATGCCTATCAAAGATGGATTCACTCTTGCTCAAGAAATTAGAAAAGAAGATAAAGACACACCTATTATCTTTTTGACAGCCAAATCCATGAAAGAAGATGTTATTCAAGGGTTTAAAGTAGGAGCTGATGACTATGAAAAAAAACCATTTAGCGTAGAAGAACTCATTGCTCGTGTGGAGGTTATTCTTAAAAGAATTAATATGAATACCACAAAGCAAGAAGAAATCTCTACTTACCAAATAGGTAAATACCAATATGATAGAGACTACAAACTTCTTAAAATAGAGAATAACGAACAAAAGTTAACAGATAAAGAAGCTGATATCCTCACCTATCTTTGTAAAAATCTAAACCAAATAGTAGATCGATCAAAATTATTGATTGAAGTATGGGAAAACGATAGCTTTTTCAACTCCAGAAGTTTAGATGTATATATTACTAAAATCAGAAAATACCTCAAAGAAGATCCAGATGTAGAACTTTTGACAATTAGAGGTAAAGGATTCAAACTTTGGATTCATTCAAAAAAAGCGTTTCAATCCTAA
- a CDS encoding HAMP domain-containing histidine kinase, protein MILTLKTFRIFDLMSKNRIQFVTILMASALIVLIFVQYSWIKGLYSLEKKKFDQSMRRAVYYLQSELTYSMIPINEDVINTLGIKPSLDNQLADTNFQLDRIKGNPIELNFSGESGHIHTPDEYEKEKKLFLTRVVNRVESFYDNYYKLSTLEFEAELVPEEVEKKILKTLKKEGIDPDFSFAITDDEHQFIYLSDEKIDKVTYLTGYSFTANYKGISHPYMVHLLINKKTAYILSEIQSIMMISLLIIIIIGGSFYYALRIILNQKKLSEVKNDFINNMTHELKTPIATVSLALEALTKFGIKNDIERSNKYLEICQNENKRLGRMVENVLNAAAFQKGELKLKLETLDIHDLLDSIIEISEVQVKSKDGYILKNFKAENTEIEVDQVHFTNILVNLLDNAYKYCKERPEIEVESLNDQTNLYLYIKDKGIGMKKEHSKRVFDRFYRVPTGNIHNVKGYGLGLSYVKEVIEKHKGTIQVQSELDKGTTFLITIPYGREN, encoded by the coding sequence ATGATTTTAACATTAAAAACCTTTCGTATTTTTGATTTGATGAGTAAAAACAGAATACAATTTGTAACCATTCTAATGGCTTCGGCCCTAATTGTACTAATCTTTGTTCAGTATAGCTGGATTAAGGGACTTTATTCTTTGGAAAAAAAGAAATTTGACCAAAGCATGAGACGTGCTGTTTACTATCTTCAAAGTGAGCTTACATACTCTATGATTCCCATCAATGAAGATGTTATAAACACTTTAGGAATCAAACCCTCGCTAGATAATCAATTAGCAGATACCAATTTTCAATTAGACCGAATAAAGGGGAATCCGATAGAGTTAAATTTCTCTGGTGAAAGTGGACATATTCACACTCCTGATGAATATGAAAAAGAAAAAAAATTGTTTCTCACAAGAGTGGTAAACCGTGTCGAATCTTTTTATGACAACTATTATAAGTTATCCACTTTGGAATTTGAAGCAGAACTTGTTCCTGAAGAAGTAGAAAAGAAAATCTTAAAAACTCTCAAAAAAGAAGGAATCGATCCTGATTTTAGTTTTGCCATTACCGATGACGAACATCAATTTATCTATCTTTCCGATGAAAAAATTGACAAAGTCACCTATCTTACAGGATATTCCTTTACTGCAAATTACAAAGGGATCAGTCACCCTTATATGGTGCATTTATTGATTAACAAAAAAACAGCATATATCCTCAGTGAAATACAAAGTATTATGATGATTTCCTTACTCATCATCATCATCATTGGAGGTAGTTTCTATTATGCACTAAGAATTATTTTGAATCAGAAAAAACTCTCAGAGGTTAAGAATGATTTTATAAACAATATGACACACGAACTCAAAACGCCCATTGCAACTGTGTCATTAGCCCTTGAAGCGCTCACAAAATTTGGAATCAAAAACGATATTGAACGCTCAAACAAATACCTAGAAATTTGTCAAAATGAAAATAAGAGACTAGGTAGAATGGTGGAAAACGTACTGAATGCAGCTGCTTTTCAAAAAGGTGAACTCAAACTAAAGCTAGAAACTCTAGATATCCATGATTTACTTGATAGTATCATAGAAATAAGCGAGGTACAAGTAAAATCTAAAGATGGATATATCTTAAAGAACTTTAAGGCAGAAAATACAGAAATAGAAGTTGACCAAGTACACTTTACCAATATCTTAGTCAATCTACTAGACAATGCCTATAAATATTGTAAAGAGCGACCAGAAATTGAAGTAGAGAGCCTCAATGATCAAACAAACCTCTATCTTTACATAAAGGATAAAGGCATTGGAATGAAAAAAGAACATTCTAAAAGAGTTTTCGATAGATTTTACAGAGTTCCCACTGGAAATATTCATAATGTAAAAGGATATGGACTGGGATTGAGCTATGTAAAAGAAGTGATCGAAAAACACAAAGGAACTATTCAGGTGCAATCTGAATTAGATAAAGGAACCACATTTTTAATAACTATACCCTATGGAAGAGAAAATTAA
- a CDS encoding T9SS type A sorting domain-containing protein, protein MLNFFRVTLLILFSIHFSLSAQNNDWTLTQTGDNMTILIDLNSTPTIAGVNISTSDTIGIFYQDGSNFQCAGKIAWNGNVSQAISFPAYADDSSTPATDGFSNNDSLIWRVKSNGTTYEATVVYATTIPFTNVFQTDGFAKITTLNIISTGAIAGCTDTNYLEYNPLATIDDGSCATLKVFGCTNSAYLDFNPNANVDDGSCDTLKVFGCTDTLYLEYNQNANVDDGSCATLKVFGCTDTNYLEYNANANVDNGSCNTLKVFGCMDTLYLEYNPNANVDNGSCNTLKVFGCTDTNYFEYNVNANVDDGSCDSLKVYGCTDPQAQNYNPQANLDNGSCNYDCPNGTIKVTLKLFPAKGYDNSWLFSENGQLLQQEGPLQLNNKDSVIHTYCFEPNKNIFFSHNHLDSFAIIVCGALITPATNSTAVFTTNCDTDIPEINAEQVIVTSINNQLLISSHKTLFTQYELISITGKTLSNQSVSGNTFSINTSATTPGIYILKLKNKKGSIYKKVFIK, encoded by the coding sequence ATGCTGAATTTTTTTAGAGTAACTCTACTCATTTTATTTTCTATCCATTTTTCTCTATCTGCACAAAACAATGATTGGACGCTCACTCAAACTGGCGATAATATGACCATTTTGATCGATCTAAACAGTACCCCAACTATTGCTGGCGTTAATATTTCAACATCAGATACAATTGGAATTTTTTATCAAGACGGTTCAAATTTTCAGTGTGCGGGTAAAATTGCTTGGAACGGAAATGTAAGTCAAGCCATCTCTTTCCCTGCCTATGCTGATGACAGCAGTACACCAGCTACAGATGGATTCTCTAACAACGACTCATTAATATGGCGTGTGAAATCTAATGGTACAACTTATGAAGCAACCGTAGTATATGCCACTACGATACCTTTTACCAATGTTTTCCAAACAGATGGATTCGCAAAAATCACTACGCTAAATATTATTTCTACAGGTGCAATTGCGGGTTGTACAGATACGAATTACCTAGAATACAACCCACTTGCAACGATAGATGATGGGAGTTGTGCTACTTTAAAGGTTTTTGGGTGTACAAATTCTGCTTATTTAGACTTTAATCCTAATGCCAATGTGGATGATGGATCTTGTGATACGCTCAAAGTATTTGGTTGTACCGATACCTTATACCTCGAATATAATCAAAATGCGAATGTAGATGACGGAAGCTGTGCTACATTAAAAGTTTTTGGATGTACAGACACAAATTACCTAGAATACAACGCAAATGCCAACGTGGATAATGGAAGCTGTAATACCTTAAAAGTTTTTGGGTGTATGGATACCCTCTATTTAGAATATAACCCAAATGCCAATGTGGATAATGGAAGTTGCAATACCTTAAAAGTTTTCGGGTGTACTGATACGAATTACTTTGAATATAACGTAAATGCCAATGTGGATGATGGATCTTGTGATTCTCTAAAAGTGTATGGATGTACAGACCCACAAGCTCAAAATTATAATCCACAAGCAAACCTCGATAATGGTAGCTGTAATTATGATTGTCCAAATGGTACCATAAAAGTGACTCTAAAGCTTTTCCCTGCAAAAGGATATGATAACTCTTGGCTTTTCTCAGAAAATGGACAACTCCTCCAACAGGAAGGACCATTGCAGTTAAACAACAAAGACTCGGTAATTCATACCTATTGCTTTGAACCCAATAAGAACATTTTCTTTAGCCATAATCATCTAGACTCTTTTGCAATCATTGTTTGCGGTGCTCTCATAACACCCGCAACAAACTCCACCGCCGTTTTTACCACAAATTGTGATACAGATATTCCGGAAATTAATGCAGAACAAGTGATTGTTACATCAATTAATAATCAGTTATTAATTAGCAGTCATAAAACACTATTCACTCAATACGAACTTATTTCAATAACAGGAAAAACCTTATCAAATCAGTCTGTTTCTGGAAATACTTTCTCAATAAATACTTCTGCCACTACCCCTGGAATATATATTCTAAAGCTTAAAAACAAAAAAGGCAGTATCTATAAAAAGGTATTTATCAAATAA
- a CDS encoding phosphosulfolactate synthase, which translates to MKNFDLPFIPERVSKPRELGITMVMDKGLSFKDAQSLVEMSKDHIDIIKLGFGTSYFTPRLEDKIKFYQQNDIKVYLGGTLFEAFVIRGMYKEYVELITRLNIDTAEVSDGSIEISHEQKCEYIRDLKSKGFTVLSEVGSKSAEKLIPPYRWIEMMEKELQAGSWKVIAEAREGGNVGIYRGGGEVRSDLIEEITRKINVNDILWETPQKSQQIWFLKLLGPNVNLGNIATNEVIPLECLRVGLRGDTFFDYLPEHLKN; encoded by the coding sequence ATGAAAAATTTCGATTTACCCTTTATTCCTGAGAGAGTTAGTAAACCCCGAGAATTAGGGATTACGATGGTAATGGATAAAGGATTATCCTTTAAAGATGCTCAGAGTTTAGTAGAAATGTCTAAAGACCATATTGATATTATTAAATTGGGATTTGGAACTTCGTATTTTACCCCACGACTTGAGGACAAAATTAAGTTTTATCAGCAAAATGATATAAAAGTTTACCTAGGAGGGACACTTTTTGAGGCCTTTGTAATTCGTGGAATGTACAAAGAATATGTGGAACTAATTACACGGTTAAATATCGATACTGCCGAGGTTTCTGATGGATCTATAGAAATTTCACATGAACAGAAATGTGAATATATCCGCGATTTAAAGAGCAAAGGATTTACAGTGCTTTCTGAAGTAGGATCAAAATCCGCTGAGAAACTCATTCCACCTTATCGATGGATAGAAATGATGGAGAAAGAACTTCAAGCAGGTTCGTGGAAAGTAATTGCAGAAGCTCGTGAGGGTGGAAATGTGGGAATCTACCGTGGAGGTGGAGAAGTAAGATCCGATTTGATAGAAGAAATTACGAGAAAAATAAATGTTAATGATATCCTTTGGGAAACACCACAGAAATCACAACAAATTTGGTTTTTAAAGTTACTAGGTCCAAATGTGAACCTAGGGAATATTGCCACAAATGAAGTGATTCCTTTGGAGTGTCTAAGAGTAGGACTCAGAGGAGACACTTTCTTTGACTATTTACCAGAACATTTGAAAAATTAA
- a CDS encoding rhodanese-like domain-containing protein, with protein sequence MEVKELLKEIEEKSIQIIDIREPYEFEDDAILNSENIPMDDIAQNPEMIKGKSIFVCQTGKRAESLCYILKEMHQLNNVHFLEGGYEAYVEKTRVH encoded by the coding sequence ATGGAAGTAAAAGAATTACTGAAAGAAATTGAAGAAAAAAGCATTCAAATCATAGATATTAGAGAACCTTATGAATTTGAGGATGATGCAATACTCAATAGTGAAAATATTCCTATGGATGATATTGCTCAAAATCCAGAAATGATCAAGGGAAAATCGATATTTGTATGCCAAACAGGTAAACGTGCTGAATCACTTTGTTATATTCTCAAAGAAATGCATCAATTAAACAATGTTCATTTTTTAGAAGGAGGATATGAGGCTTACGTAGAAAAAACAAGAGTACATTAA
- a CDS encoding DUF368 domain-containing protein, with protein sequence MKQYGLVFLKGLAMGAADVIPGVSGGTIAFITGIYDKLLSSINSIKPSLIKKLKNEGLKAVWEHINGTFLLSLFAGIGVSILSLSKVIKYLLNHHAIPLWAFFFGLILASIIYLYRQLKKVDAKALIGMVLGAVAVVMISQIPAQPDATNLLYVFFCGMIAICAMILPGISGSFILLVLGAYSTVFIHALSNLDFITLGVFGVGAITGLLSFSKVLSWVLENYHHITFSVLIGFLIGSLYKVWPWKHVESIFVKHVGEPNEKVVNLVETNVLPSNYDLLIRKGTEIVGYEPADSRLIQAIIFLIIGFSIIFIIEGINNKLKKN encoded by the coding sequence ATGAAGCAGTACGGATTAGTATTTTTAAAGGGATTGGCAATGGGAGCTGCCGATGTCATTCCTGGTGTTTCAGGTGGAACAATTGCTTTTATTACAGGAATCTATGATAAATTGCTTTCTTCCATTAACAGTATCAAACCCTCGCTAATAAAAAAGTTAAAAAACGAAGGGCTAAAAGCAGTCTGGGAACATATCAACGGAACTTTTTTATTGAGTCTTTTTGCTGGAATAGGAGTGAGTATTTTGAGTCTTTCAAAAGTGATAAAATACCTCCTCAATCACCATGCAATTCCACTTTGGGCGTTTTTCTTTGGGTTAATCCTAGCGAGTATCATTTATTTGTATAGGCAACTTAAAAAAGTAGATGCAAAAGCATTGATAGGGATGGTTTTGGGAGCTGTTGCCGTTGTGATGATTTCTCAAATACCAGCACAACCAGACGCTACAAATCTACTTTATGTATTTTTCTGTGGAATGATTGCTATTTGTGCAATGATTTTACCAGGAATTTCAGGGAGCTTTATTCTGTTGGTTTTGGGAGCTTATTCCACTGTATTTATCCACGCACTTTCAAATCTTGATTTTATCACACTTGGTGTTTTTGGAGTGGGTGCCATTACAGGTTTATTGAGTTTTTCAAAGGTACTAAGTTGGGTATTAGAAAATTATCATCATATTACTTTTTCAGTTTTAATCGGTTTTTTAATAGGATCTTTATACAAAGTTTGGCCTTGGAAACATGTTGAGTCAATATTTGTAAAACATGTGGGTGAACCCAATGAAAAAGTAGTCAATTTGGTTGAAACCAATGTTTTACCGTCAAACTATGATCTTCTTATCCGTAAAGGAACAGAAATAGTGGGCTACGAACCAGCTGATTCTCGCTTGATTCAAGCGATCATTTTCTTGATTATTGGTTTTTCGATTATCTTTATTATTGAAGGAATCAACAATAAACTTAAAAAGAACTAG
- a CDS encoding shikimate dehydrogenase, producing MSKYALLGRGISYSFSPSFFKEKFKKLGLRNHHYELMDLPNLDTLKDEVSTRNLKGFNVTQPYKEKILPFLDALDETAQEIGAVNCVKITDGKWIGFNTDAYGFKKMIHPFIENKFERVMILGKGGASKAVAHVFEKWGIEVFYARRKAENEKEFSYSEIGQGHINAFKIIVNTTPLGTFPNIDLCPDLPYEFLTKEHFLIDLIYNPPLTTFLKKGKIHEAQVLNGADMLKLQAEKSWKIWND from the coding sequence ATGTCTAAATATGCATTACTGGGGAGAGGAATATCATATTCTTTCTCCCCATCTTTTTTTAAAGAAAAATTCAAAAAATTAGGACTAAGAAATCATCACTATGAACTGATGGATTTGCCTAATTTAGATACACTTAAAGACGAAGTATCTACTAGAAATTTGAAAGGATTTAATGTAACTCAGCCTTATAAAGAGAAAATTCTTCCCTTTTTAGATGCTTTGGATGAAACTGCCCAAGAAATTGGAGCGGTTAATTGCGTAAAAATTACAGATGGGAAATGGATTGGTTTTAATACCGATGCCTATGGCTTCAAAAAAATGATTCACCCTTTTATCGAGAACAAATTTGAACGAGTTATGATTCTTGGGAAGGGAGGAGCAAGTAAAGCCGTAGCACATGTGTTTGAAAAATGGGGAATAGAAGTGTTTTATGCACGTAGAAAGGCAGAAAATGAAAAAGAATTTTCCTATAGCGAAATCGGTCAAGGACATATAAATGCCTTTAAAATTATTGTGAACACAACTCCATTAGGGACTTTTCCAAACATTGATCTTTGCCCAGATTTACCTTATGAATTTCTTACAAAGGAACATTTTTTAATCGATTTAATTTATAATCCTCCTCTTACCACTTTCCTTAAAAAAGGAAAGATACATGAAGCTCAAGTTCTCAATGGAGCTGATATGCTTAAATTGCAGGCAGAAAAATCTTGGAAAATTTGGAATGATTAA
- a CDS encoding YbaB/EbfC family nucleoid-associated protein, with product MMEKLQQAQQDIENKKQELEKVSLEEKSPDKSIEVEITANGKIKGIRFSKELNEYDPEELEDLLVITLNKAISRAEEIKEKEMAMAAKNSMPNIPGLF from the coding sequence ATGATGGAAAAGTTGCAACAAGCGCAACAAGATATCGAAAATAAAAAGCAAGAATTAGAGAAAGTATCTCTTGAAGAAAAATCACCAGATAAATCTATAGAAGTAGAAATCACTGCAAATGGAAAAATTAAAGGAATTCGTTTTTCAAAAGAACTTAACGAATATGACCCAGAAGAACTGGAAGATTTATTAGTCATTACACTTAATAAAGCGATTTCAAGAGCAGAAGAAATTAAGGAAAAAGAAATGGCAATGGCCGCAAAAAATTCTATGCCTAATATTCCTGGGTTATTCTAA
- a CDS encoding YqaE/Pmp3 family membrane protein, translated as MSIWRVLLSIIFPPLAVLDQGCGSIILVFILTCLGWIPGVIAALIILNKQK; from the coding sequence ATGTCTATTTGGAGAGTCTTATTATCAATTATTTTCCCACCTTTGGCAGTATTAGATCAAGGTTGTGGTTCTATTATTCTTGTGTTTATCCTTACCTGTTTAGGATGGATTCCTGGAGTAATTGCCGCATTGATAATACTTAACAAACAAAAATAA